The Kozakia baliensis genome includes a region encoding these proteins:
- the mqo gene encoding malate dehydrogenase (quinone), translating into MSFTAQDRPDVVLIGAGIMSATFAALLRSLDPSLSVVAFETLDACGLESSQAWNNAGTGHAGNCELNYTPQKPDGSVDISKALEVNNQFDLSRNFWAYCVRNGWVKDPASFIRLCPHMSLVWGEKDVAFLKARHKAMSSHHCFEGMEYSEDSATITKWAPLTMHGRDPSQKVAATFYRGGTDVDFGALTRALFGHMEATAQITTFYRHKITSMAREPDQRWRLTAKSQTDNSSVTVSARFVFIGAGGAALEMLQAADIPEARSYAGFPVSGQWLRCDDPSIVGQHHAKVYGKAAVGSPPMSVPHLDTRVINGRSHLLFGPYAGFTTKFLKRGSWTDFYRSLNTKNILPTVQVAEDNFSLLKYLVQQITQSSNKRFSSLHAFYPQAQKDEWKLSIAGQRVQIIKPNEKNRGTLKFGTELVRSADKSLVALLGASPGASVAAAVALQVIETCFADRLSDPTWQRRLHEIFPIYGIDLKNDAETLRANRQQTGEILKI; encoded by the coding sequence ATGTCATTTACCGCCCAGGATCGTCCCGATGTTGTCTTGATTGGCGCAGGCATCATGAGCGCAACCTTTGCGGCATTGCTGCGGTCGCTCGATCCTTCCTTATCGGTAGTGGCGTTCGAAACGCTCGATGCTTGCGGTCTCGAAAGTTCACAAGCCTGGAATAACGCCGGCACCGGCCATGCCGGCAATTGCGAACTGAATTATACGCCGCAAAAGCCTGACGGCAGCGTCGATATCAGCAAGGCGCTAGAAGTAAACAACCAGTTCGACCTCTCACGGAATTTCTGGGCCTACTGCGTGCGCAACGGTTGGGTCAAGGACCCCGCAAGCTTCATTCGCTTATGCCCTCACATGAGCTTGGTATGGGGAGAGAAAGATGTGGCTTTTCTAAAAGCGCGGCACAAAGCCATGTCGTCTCACCATTGCTTTGAAGGCATGGAATATTCCGAAGATTCAGCGACGATTACAAAATGGGCTCCCTTGACCATGCATGGGCGCGACCCAAGTCAGAAGGTCGCAGCGACTTTTTATCGTGGCGGCACGGATGTCGATTTCGGAGCCCTGACGCGTGCATTGTTCGGCCATATGGAGGCCACCGCGCAAATCACGACATTCTACAGACATAAGATTACCAGCATGGCACGCGAACCAGACCAGCGTTGGCGCCTGACGGCAAAGAGCCAGACCGATAATTCCTCAGTAACGGTCTCGGCGCGCTTCGTATTTATCGGTGCGGGCGGCGCAGCGCTGGAAATGCTTCAAGCCGCCGATATCCCCGAGGCACGTTCTTATGCGGGCTTCCCTGTGAGCGGACAATGGCTACGTTGTGACGATCCGAGCATCGTTGGGCAACACCATGCGAAAGTTTACGGAAAAGCAGCTGTAGGATCGCCGCCGATGTCGGTGCCCCATCTCGATACGCGCGTCATTAACGGTCGGTCGCACCTGCTGTTCGGTCCCTACGCCGGTTTCACCACGAAATTTCTCAAGCGCGGTTCTTGGACTGATTTTTATCGTTCACTGAACACGAAGAACATTTTGCCGACTGTCCAGGTTGCGGAAGACAATTTCTCGCTTCTGAAATATCTCGTTCAGCAGATTACGCAGAGTTCCAATAAACGCTTCTCTTCTCTGCATGCATTCTATCCGCAAGCGCAAAAAGACGAATGGAAGCTTTCGATTGCCGGACAGCGCGTACAGATCATCAAACCGAATGAGAAAAATCGCGGCACGCTGAAATTCGGGACGGAACTCGTGCGCAGCGCCGACAAATCTCTTGTGGCTCTGTTGGGCGCCTCCCCTGGGGCATCCGTCGCCGCTGCCGTGGCGCTACAGGTCATCGAGACATGTTTTGCAGATCGCTTGAGCGACCCCACATGGCAACGTCGCCTGCATGAGATTTTCCCGATTTACGGGATCGATCTGAAAAACGATGCCGAGACTTTACGCGCCAATCGTCAACAAACCGGCGAAATTCTTAAAATCTAA